A single region of the Triticum dicoccoides isolate Atlit2015 ecotype Zavitan chromosome 2B, WEW_v2.0, whole genome shotgun sequence genome encodes:
- the LOC119360537 gene encoding sex determination protein tasselseed-2-like, whose product MQRVLLPPAPQAGTVALGATTNNAVAVQVQQQQHRRLEGKVAIVTGGARRIGEAIVHAFGRHGARVVIADIDDAAGEALAAALGGACCSYVHCDVSVEVDVERAVGFCVARHGRLDILCNNAGVLGRQAPPASNGAKSGGIASLDAAEFDRVLRVNTLGAALGMKHAARAMLQRRGGGRSGSIVSVASVAGVLGGMGPHAYTASKHALVGLTKNAACELGEHGIRVNCVSPFCVATPMLVNAWRHDEDDQGGAPAPVSAEEVEKTEEMVRGMATLKGPTLRARDIAEAALFLASDESGYVSGHNLVVDGGVTTSRNVIGL is encoded by the coding sequence ATGCAAAGGGTACTACTCCCTCCGGCCCCCCAAGCCGGCACAGTCGCTCTCGGCGCCACCACCAACAATGCCGTCGCCGTGcaggtgcagcagcagcagcacaggaGGCTGGAGGGGAAGGTGGCCATCGTCACCGGCGGGGCGCGCAGGATCGGGGAGGCGATCGTGCACGCGTTCGGCAGGCACGGCGCGCGCGTGGTGATCGCCGACATCGACGACGCGGCGGGCGAGGCACTGGCGGCCGCGCTGGGCGGGGCCTGCTGCAGCTACGTGCACTGCGACGTCTCGGTGGAGGTCGACGTGGAGCGCGCCGTCGGGTTCTGTGTGGCGCGGCACGGGCGTCTGGACATCCTCTGCAACAACGCCGGCGTGCTGGGCCGGCAGGCGCCTCCAGCGAGCAACGGCGCCAAGAGCGGCGGCATCGCGTCCCTGGACGCCGCCGAGTTCGACCGCGTGCTGCGCGTGAACACGCTGGGCGCGGCCCTCGGCATGAAGCACGCGGCGCGGGCCATGCTGCAGCGCCGCGGCGGCGGCCGCAGCGGGAGCATCGTGTCGGTGGCGAGTGTGGCCGGCGTGCTCGGTGGGATGGGCCCGCACGCGTACACGGCGTCGAAGCACGCGCTGGTGGGGCTGACCAAGAACGCGGCCTGCGAGCTCGGGGAGCACGGCATCCGAGTGAACTGCGTCTCCCCCTTCTGCGTGGCCACACCAATGCTGGTGAACGCGTGGCGCCATGACGAGGACGACCAAGGGGGCGCGCCGGCGCCGGTAAGCGCGGAGGAGGTGGAAAAGACGGAGGAGATGGTGCGAGGCATGGCGACGCTCAAGGGCCCGACGCTGAGGGCCCGGGACATCGCGGAGGCGGCGCTGTTCCTGGCCAGCGACGAGTCGGGGTACGTCTCCGGGCACaacctcgtcgtcgacggcggAGTCACCACCTCCAGGAACGTCATCGGGCTGTGA